The following are encoded together in the Acidobacteriota bacterium genome:
- a CDS encoding 6-bladed beta-propeller, giving the protein MVTRAFTPYTEAADMTRACLQKFVSATFALQLAATALQAQELIELPGRDRLIDPDFEEVYRVGVLEGESWEMFGEVNKVAFDAEGNLYVFDGTMGLMGSGNLRVLVFDGAGGFRHQFGSWGGGPGEFNRPVGFAVLRDGTTVVSDVGHRAYQLFDASGTFQRMVRTGDDPGTVSASATIRPDPRGAAVFAGGFGGGPDISFRAASGAGGAAVPASRPITRVALDGEVVEADTVVQGWLPRRADMDDLTPNVPAELREMLGRMSMPTLFEPRLLVGVLPDGGIVHSDSSAYVLKVTPPGARAPQRIIRRPFLPEPLTPSLRSDFEERRAARREGRGGGPPGPRILEVRGRSEGGGTPVTGSFQLEQRYYHEVSVLRTLATTWDGRIWVQRRGTEPEGDGPIDVLTHEGEYAGSYATAATEMPDAFGPNGLVAFIELDEFDVASVVVRRLPAGVR; this is encoded by the coding sequence GAGGCAGCCGACATGACAAGAGCCTGCTTGCAGAAATTCGTTTCAGCCACCTTCGCGCTCCAGCTTGCCGCTACTGCTCTTCAGGCCCAGGAGTTGATCGAACTGCCGGGACGCGACCGCCTCATCGATCCTGACTTCGAGGAGGTCTATCGAGTGGGCGTTCTCGAAGGCGAATCGTGGGAGATGTTCGGCGAAGTGAACAAGGTGGCCTTCGACGCCGAAGGCAATCTGTATGTGTTCGACGGGACTATGGGACTGATGGGTTCGGGGAACCTGCGGGTGCTGGTTTTCGACGGCGCAGGCGGCTTTCGGCACCAGTTCGGATCGTGGGGCGGAGGTCCCGGCGAGTTTAACCGGCCCGTCGGCTTCGCGGTACTGAGGGACGGAACCACGGTCGTCAGCGATGTCGGTCACCGCGCCTATCAACTCTTCGACGCCTCTGGCACCTTCCAGCGGATGGTCCGCACCGGAGATGATCCCGGCACCGTGTCCGCATCGGCGACAATCCGGCCCGACCCGCGCGGCGCCGCAGTCTTTGCTGGAGGCTTCGGTGGAGGCCCGGACATCAGCTTCAGAGCCGCCAGCGGCGCGGGCGGTGCGGCAGTGCCCGCATCCCGTCCTATCACTCGGGTTGCGCTAGATGGCGAGGTCGTCGAAGCAGACACCGTAGTCCAAGGATGGTTGCCGCGGCGGGCAGACATGGATGATCTCACGCCAAACGTCCCCGCCGAACTTCGAGAAATGCTGGGACGGATGAGCATGCCGACCCTTTTCGAACCCCGCCTGTTGGTCGGGGTTCTTCCAGACGGAGGCATCGTTCACTCCGATTCGTCCGCCTATGTGCTCAAGGTCACTCCGCCGGGTGCAAGGGCACCCCAGCGCATCATTCGACGGCCTTTCCTGCCCGAGCCCTTGACGCCTTCGCTCCGGAGCGACTTCGAGGAGCGGAGAGCGGCCAGGCGGGAAGGCCGCGGAGGTGGGCCTCCCGGTCCCAGAATACTGGAAGTCCGGGGACGCAGCGAAGGAGGTGGTACGCCGGTGACCGGCAGCTTCCAACTCGAACAGAGGTACTACCATGAAGTGTCCGTCCTTCGCACTCTCGCGACCACATGGGACGGCCGCATCTGGGTGCAACGCAGAGGCACCGAGCCGGAAGGGGACGGACCCATCGATGTCCTGACCCACGAAGGCGAGTATGCTGGAAGCTATGCGACCGCCGCGACCGAGATGCCGGACGCGTTCGGCCCAAACGGTCTGGTGGCGTTCATCGAACTCGACGAATTTGACGTGGCGAGCGTGGTGGTGCGCAGACTGCCCGCCGGGGTTCGCTGA